CTTTAGATATGGGTGCTTTGATTGCTGGGGCAAAATTCCGGGGCGAATTTGAAGAACGCCTGAAAGCAGTATTAAAAGAAGTTACTGAATCCGGCGGCAATATAGTTTTATTTATTGATGAAATTCATACTGTTGTCGGTGCTGGTGCGACTCAAGGCGCAATGGATGCCGGTAACTTGTTAAAACCGATGTTGGCGCGGGGCGAATTGCGTTGTATCGGGGCGACGACTTTAGATGAATACCGCAAGTATATCGAAAAAGATGCGGCTCTGGAAAGACGTTTCCAGCAAGTTTATGTAGATCAGCCCAGTGTCGAAGATACAATTTCGATTTTGCGCGGGTTGAGAGAACGCTATGAAAACCACCACGGGGTGAAGATTTCCGATAGTGCTTTAGTAGCAGCTGCTACATTGTCTAGTCGTTATATTAGCGATCGCTTCCTTCCTGATAAAGCCATCGACTTGGTGGATGAAGCCGCTGCGAGATTAAAAATGGAGATTACCTCCAAACCAGAAGAACTGGACGAAATCGACCGCAAAATTTTGCAGTTGGAAATGGAAAAACTTTCCCTGCAAAAAGAAAGTGATGCAGCTTCTCGCGAACGTTTAGAAAGACTAGAAAAAGAAATTGCCGATCTCAAAGAAGAACAAAGAACCTTGAGTGCCCAGTGGCAGTCTGAAAAAGATATTATTAACAAAATTCAGGCTGTTAAAAAAGATATCGAGCAAGTGAATCTAGAGATTCAGCAAGCAAAAAGAGATTACGACCTCAACCGGGCTGCTAAGTTGGAATACGGCGATTTAACAGATTTACATCGCAAATTAGAAATAGCCGAAAGCGAACTGGCAAACGCCCAGAAAACTGGTAAATCTTTATTACGTGAGGAAGTCACCGAAGCTGACATTGCAGAAGTGATTTCTAAATGGACGGGAATTCCGATTAGTAAATTGGTGGAATCTGAGAAAGAAAAACTGCTACATTTAGAAGATGAATTACACCGTCGCGTGGTGGGACAAGCTGAAGCAGTCACAGCTGTAGCCGATGCAATTCAGCGATCGCGTGCTGGACTTGCTGATCCGAATCGTCCCATTGCTAGCTTTATTTTCCTTGGCCCCACAGGTGTGGGTAAAACCGAGTTAGCCAAAGCCTTAGCGTCCTATATGTTCGACACCGAAGACGCCCTAGTGCGAATTGATATGTCTGAATATATGGAAAAACACGCTGTTTCTCGGTTAATTGGTGCGCCTCCGGGATACGTGGGTTACGAAGAAGGCGGACAACTCACAGAAGCCATTCGCCGTCGTCCTTATGCTGTGATTCTCTTCGACGAAATCGAGAAAGCACACCCTGACGTGTTTAACATTTTCCTGCAAATTCTCGATGATGGTCGCGTCACTGATGCCCAAGGTCATAAAGTGGACTTTAAGAACGCGATTATTATTATGACCAGTAACATCGGTTCGCAGTATATTCTTGATGTGGCAGGGGATAACGCGCATTACGACGAAATGCGCCGTCGGGTGATGGAGGCGATGCGGAATACTTTCCGTCCAGAATTCCTCAACCGCATTGATGAAATTATCATCTTCCACGGTTTGGATAAGCAGGAATTGCGCCAAATTGTGCTGTTGCAAGTCGATAGGCTGCGGCAAAGATTGGGCGATCGCAAGATATCTCTGAGATTATCTGATGCTGCTCTTGACTTTTTGGCAGAAGTAGGGTATGATCCTG
Above is a window of Nostoc sp. UHCC 0702 DNA encoding:
- the clpB gene encoding ATP-dependent chaperone ClpB → MQPTNPNQFTEKAWEAIAHTPDIAKQYQQQQIESEHLMKALLEQEGLANSIFTKAGVNLQKVSDRTDQFLQRQPKVSGNSTSVYLGRSLDTLLDRADKYRQDFKDEFISIEHLLLGYAKDDRFGKGLFQEFGLDEGKLKNIIKQIRGSQKVTDQNPEGKYEALEKYGRDLTEAARKGQLDPVIGRDDEIRRTVQILSRRTKNNPVLIGEPGVGKTAIAEGLAQRIVAGDVPQSLKDRKLIALDMGALIAGAKFRGEFEERLKAVLKEVTESGGNIVLFIDEIHTVVGAGATQGAMDAGNLLKPMLARGELRCIGATTLDEYRKYIEKDAALERRFQQVYVDQPSVEDTISILRGLRERYENHHGVKISDSALVAAATLSSRYISDRFLPDKAIDLVDEAAARLKMEITSKPEELDEIDRKILQLEMEKLSLQKESDAASRERLERLEKEIADLKEEQRTLSAQWQSEKDIINKIQAVKKDIEQVNLEIQQAKRDYDLNRAAKLEYGDLTDLHRKLEIAESELANAQKTGKSLLREEVTEADIAEVISKWTGIPISKLVESEKEKLLHLEDELHRRVVGQAEAVTAVADAIQRSRAGLADPNRPIASFIFLGPTGVGKTELAKALASYMFDTEDALVRIDMSEYMEKHAVSRLIGAPPGYVGYEEGGQLTEAIRRRPYAVILFDEIEKAHPDVFNIFLQILDDGRVTDAQGHKVDFKNAIIIMTSNIGSQYILDVAGDNAHYDEMRRRVMEAMRNTFRPEFLNRIDEIIIFHGLDKQELRQIVLLQVDRLRQRLGDRKISLRLSDAALDFLAEVGYDPVFGARPLKRAIQRELETQIAKAILRGEFNDGDTIFVDVQNERLSFSRLPVEVFSS